The region ATGGGTTCTTCGTCGCAACAGACGGAATGGCTTCTACTATACACTTTTAAATCTAAAACTAACGTTATATTTCATGGTTATTAAGATCCTGATTTTGATTGTATGATTGCAATCTTAGATCCTACAAATATCATAATCACACTAGAATCTATCTgaaacacaacatatatatatatatatatatatatatatatatatatatatatatatatatatatatatatatatatattaggattTTAGTATCCTACATACTAACTAAGATCTTAAAATTTAACTAAATATTATCAACTCTTCCATCTTTATTATACACTCGAACATCAAATTTGTGTTCATAAACTTGAAATCAATCATCGTAGCTTGTAAGAAGTCCTATAAAAGATCACCACTTCATTATTTCATCTCTGATTAAAAAGAGCATCCACATTTATACTATTCCTTTTATGTTTTCTTTTGTCTTTAGTTGTATATGTTTACACCGatcttattttatttcttttgttaaaatgttttctacttgttGCAATTTGTAGGAAAAAAAGTCTTAGTTAAAAACAAAGTAACAAGTTTCGTAAAAACACACCTTAAGAGCAAATTTAGAGGTTTGCAATCAGAAACAAAAGAAAATGACAAACGGTAAGTAGGTTTCAAAATCGTTTAAAATACACCATCGTTGCTTGACCTATTCAAAAAAATACCATCCAACTAATGACGTTGTTCGAAAAACACCAACAAAGTAAACAATTTGTTCAAATCTTAGCCATTAGTAATTGGCATGTGTAGGTTACAGGAAAGGACTTTACCTGGGAAATTAATTAAGGAAAAACATTATGACATGTCACTCTTACGTGGATTAAGGGGAAAAAATCAAACACATTTCAGTAATCGGAGGGATGGTTCATTTACACAGTAGTTATCTTCTTCTTTGCTTCAAGCACCAAGATTGCCCCTCCTTCTCAAAATCAAATAGGTCACAAAAAAAATTGGGTCCTTTCCTCAAAATCAATCGATAGAATTCAAGAAATGCTCCAATCGAAGAAGTACATAATTGTGAACAGGAGGGAGTAGAGAACTTGTGAACATCTCTAGGGTCCGATCTTGTGTCGATCGATCAACCAGTTATCTTTTTTGTGTCAAGCAACAAGATCACTCCTCTTTCTCAAAATCAGATCGATACAccacaattaccaaaataattgcAGCCTCTCCACAAAATTAATCGTTGGGATTCAAGCAACGCTCCAATTGATCGACAAACCACAACCCCACCCCATTTTAAATCGGTACCAGACAACATAGCAATGAAAAACCTTTTGTTGCTTTCTTTACTCACGATCGATCATAGGTATTTCTCtttcttttccatcttggttCGATGACAACCTCCTCTTCTCCCTCCCTATTCCTTTTTTTCTAGATttacaatgacgaagttgttgATGGCATTGATTGGTGATGGTGTGTAAATGAAGGCTTCATATGGTTGAAGATGAAGGCTAGAATCAGGAAAGGGTGAAAGGGGTCCTTATCAAGCTTATGGTGTTGGTTCGGTGTTAGTGTGTGTCAAGATGGCAAGGGGATGCTTCCTATGATGAATTGTGAAGGTTAATTGTGTGGTGTATGATGGGTTTATGGTGGACGAGAGGTATAAGGTGTACAAGGGTATGGTGGATTTATCAATGTTGATTAGATATGCCAATTTACTAGCTAAGTATGCCAACTCATCCGTTAACATGAAAGATTCAGTTAGGTAAGGTGAAATTTGAACAAAGTGTGTATTTTGTTGGTGTTCTTTTGTACAAAGCTCTTAATTGAACAGACAAAACTTCAATGATGTTTCTTGAACTATTTTGAAACTTATGTATGGATAAGTTATTTTCCCTCAAAAAGAAAGTAACAAGCAatattttaaaaaccggtttgaccCAGTCGGTCGAACCAATTGGACCAGGAACCGGAGAATAGAATGGTTCAACTATCATCGGTTTTATGTTTATTTCTGAACCGAAAAAAGTTGACTGGTTTTTACAAAAATCCGGATGAACCGATTAAATTGAATAAAACACATGGCATTGAAAAATtttgcataataaactttggtgttTTTTCCAATCTATTAaaatttttatgaataaaaacatatgataaatattataagttttttgatgtgtttgtttttatttaggactttattttatttttaatgcaTATGGATTAATGTAAAACTTAtaattatatgttattttaatatatttaaattgatttaaaagttttttttcattttcatgtATATTTTTAATGTCTGAACTTGTGgacattaaattattaatttacgtgtgtgtgtgtgtgtctatatatatatatatatatatatatatatatatatatatatatatatatatatatatatatatatatatatatatatatatatatatatatagagagagagagagttaggttcatattTCATATGTGGATGAAAATTTATTGTGCAGATGTAGGAACCAATAGGATTTTaggaaaaaataaaatattaatcaatttaataaggATATATTAGTAATATTACATACGGATTAAATCTCATTCCAGATGAAAAATAACCAGGTGAATTAAATCCTTCAATTCGATACAGTGAACAACATTTAGTTCCCTGATAATGTCATTGTAGATTTGTAGTTGTAGATAAAATCTCAATTTAGGATTTATAGAGTGTTCTAATTGATTTTATTTCTCTAATTGAATGCACATGCAATCGTTTGATTTTATGAATCCAAAAAACATTATGATATTATAAGAGATTTTTTTACAATATCAGTTTTTGTCACTGTGGAACAATAACCAACAACAGTCAATGCCATTATTTAATGACTAGAAAATCTTCTTTATATTTACCACAAGGtgcatggatgatttacacaaacTTGTTATGAAATGTGTACCTGGGAATCAAAATTTGTATTGCTTTCTAGTGATGGAAATTAAAATTTGTattactttcttaaaatgatTGTTGgacaaatttaattaaaaaaacttgaTGATTATCATATGATGTTAATGTACTTGTTTTATCTTTAATGTTTCATAACATATTGATTTtctatgttttaaaaaaatatgcaagtgattttttaaaaaaattgtttaatttatactGATTTACCGATTGATTGTGTTTGAATTATGTTGACAGTTTTTTTCCCCTATATTGTTAAAAGACTATCATCACAATTGAGATTCATCATACCGACATATCAAAATATAACATAAGGTACAAGTTACTAAAGCAGAAAACAAGAATCAAAACGAAGATTCTTTCAAAAATGACATTGTATTCTTATAGGATAAAGATTTTTTTAAGAATAACTTACTATAAAACATTGTACTCTTAAagattgtaaaaaaaattaatagaaaaaCATTGTATTTTGATAGGTGACTGtaaatttgttttttatatatttttggacTTTAGATTCTTGAATAATGTTAATAATAGATAATTATTCATTAATAATGTTGTTATTCTTCAAGTTATGGTTCaaatatttgttattttttggtaggtcaattcaattaaaatttgtATTCGATCAGAATATGCATTCTTATAGAATGTTCGATTTTGGAAAATTattatctttaaaataaaatttaaaatttttaaaaaattaattattccATAAATCCAAATATTTcctattttaaataaaatttaatgGATTAAAATACCCTTAAGTTACCATTTCATTTAATTTGAATGCTTTTatcaattttctttattttaattaaatatgtaaataactttcttaaaataaattaaatcacCAGCCCAAATTCATTCTTACATCCCCAGAATATTTATCATCTacgttataatatatatatatatatatatagaaactcGACGATCGAACCGTTAAACCGGTTAAACTGAAAATCTAAACCCCTTAAACTGAAAATCGGTTGCGGCTCAACTAAAAAACCAGTTCTTAAAAAGTTCATAACAAGCATCACAAAAACATACCTTAAGAGCAAATGTAGATGCTAGATCATTTTTTAGTAGGATCATATAAGATCACGACAATTTTTAACAtcgatattttttttttgtaagtttATAATAAACAGATTAATTTGTTGTTTTTTTGGTATAGATTCAAGTCAATCCGAATGTTTTCATTTGATCAAAGATCTATATGTTCAATGTCTAATTAGTACCAGAAACTAATTCCATTCATGGCACGTTAAACAAGCGACCAAGCTCAAATAAATCAAGGGGTCTGATTCACAAACTAAGACCAGACTCAACTCGAATTTTTACATATCATCTTCTCCATCTTAAGCTCTCACAGGAAAAACCCTAACTTCATCAATTACAGGGCCACAAAGAGATCCAAAATCATCAGCCCTAGTGTGATAATACGAGCTGTAAAAAGTCACTCTAGTTCTCGCCGACAGCGCCTTAAACTTCATGCTCACCACCTTCGACTTCCCCTTTCCTTCCGATTTGAATGGAGCTTTCAGGGTGTCTTTTGCAGCAAATGCTTCAACCATCATGTCTCCATGGCACCCGTTCTTCGCGTCTCCAATGGCAAATGATAGGCTGTAGAGTTTGTTTGGGATTGTTCGGAGGATTTGTGCGATGGCGCTTTCTCTTCCGGCGACTAGTTCGATGGCGGCGACGCCGGAGGGGACGTTGAAGTGTTTGTTGTCGATGAACTTAACGGCTTTTAGAGACTCGATGATCCATCCGGGGAGAGGAGATGTTATGTCTTCTTGTCGAGGAGGGAGGAGGACGCCATTGGAGGAGTTGAATAACCGGTGAGGTCCTTCCTCAAATCCGCCATTTTTCACGATATTAACTGCAAAGAAAACAATCAACGAGCTGTTAGATCTAAGTACAGATCTGGATAGTTTTCTTCAGATTTAGAAGTTTACTTACGGCGAGTAGGTCTGGGAGGGAGGAGCTCTTTAATGGCGACGGCGTCAATGAGAGGACCACATTTGGGATCTTCTTGTACACCAGGGTTATGGAAGGTTAACCTCACTGAGCTCGAATTCGCTTTAAATCCATAAGCGTAGACATCGCCACCGTCGCTGCTGTAAAGAGTCTGCAGCGGAAGGTCACCGGACTGCGGTGGCACCGATACTCTCAAAACCTCCTCTTGCGCACATGTCCTGGAAGCACCAAACGTCACAGCATATAAAGATCCAGCTTTCACAGCTATATTTTGAGAGATTGTAGCTTCGTTCCCGAGTCTGACGGCGTGGACGCCGTGTGCCACCGGAAAGTACATTCCACCCGGCTGAGGTCCGCCGTGGATGTACTCAACTAGACCGCTGATTTCCCATTTGGGTAATGCGGTTTTACCCAGCAGGACTGTTTTCTTTATGTCGGTTGCTTTTGGTGGTTCTTCGAAGTTTCCATTTGGCAAGAGACCTGCACAGGGCACGAGTAACAATGGCGTTAATGGTGTTGATCATTAGTGGGTGTTAATGAAATCAGAATCTGAAGCGAAAGATGGTAAGATACCTTCCATTGGAGTTGCAGGGGGACGAGCAGCAAGAACAGAGGTGGAGACGAAGATTAAAACAAGCAACATGGAGATAAGTTTCGACATTTTTACAGGGAGGAGTGGGATTTGGATggcgaaaattagggttttgtggtTGAAATTTATATGGAAAAATGGGGGGAGAGGGAGAAAGAGGAATATCTTGAGAACGGAGACATAGGGTCTGCTTGTTTGGATGAACGGTGGATTCTATTTGAAGAAAGCGGATGATGACAGACACGAGGGATGTTGGGGTGTGCTTCCTTTTTTTTACTAAGATTTCTCCTTGATTCGTGCAATCTAAATTGTTGTTATTTATAAAGTAAtttaatctatgattttgagAGATTCTGGCAGAAAATCAATGTAACTTTTTAAGTGTTTGGGATAATACCATGTGTTATATCCATCATTAACCATTATAGTGGTGGGTGCCACCTAATCACCACATTCAACCATTAAACCTA is a window of Lactuca sativa cultivar Salinas chromosome 1, Lsat_Salinas_v11, whole genome shotgun sequence DNA encoding:
- the LOC111912653 gene encoding protein DUF642 L-GALACTONO-1,4-LACTONE-RESPONSIVE GENE 2, encoding MSKLISMLLVLIFVSTSVLAARPPATPMEGLLPNGNFEEPPKATDIKKTVLLGKTALPKWEISGLVEYIHGGPQPGGMYFPVAHGVHAVRLGNEATISQNIAVKAGSLYAVTFGASRTCAQEEVLRVSVPPQSGDLPLQTLYSSDGGDVYAYGFKANSSSVRLTFHNPGVQEDPKCGPLIDAVAIKELLPPRPTRLNIVKNGGFEEGPHRLFNSSNGVLLPPRQEDITSPLPGWIIESLKAVKFIDNKHFNVPSGVAAIELVAGRESAIAQILRTIPNKLYSLSFAIGDAKNGCHGDMMVEAFAAKDTLKAPFKSEGKGKSKVVSMKFKALSARTRVTFYSSYYHTRADDFGSLCGPVIDEVRVFPVRA